A window of bacterium genomic DNA:
CCTAACATCTTAATCATGATCTCAAGAGCGCGGCGCAAAAATGGTTCAGCCTTACTGTATTGTTCCTGAGAGTAGTACAATCCAGCTATATTGTTTAGGCTGTTGGCGACAGAAGGGTGATCCAGCCCAAGTAATTTTTCTCGAATTTTCAGTGAGCGGTGAAATATTGGTTCGGCCTCTTCAAATCTTCCCTGTGTCCTGAATAGTTCAGCTAAGTTGTTCATGGCGGCAGCGACTTCAGGGTGTTCAGGGCCGAGAAATTTTTCGCGGATTTTCAGTGAATGACGGTAATAAATTTCAGACTCATCGTATTTGCCCTGTTCTTTATAAACTGTCGCGAGGTTGTTAAGGCTTATGGCGATATTATGGTGCTCATGACCAAATTGTTTTTCCACAATTTCAATAGCGCGTTTCAGTAGTGTCCGGTTAAAATAGAAACAAAGC
This region includes:
- a CDS encoding tetratricopeptide repeat protein; the protein is MGLSPLCFYFNRTLLKRAIEIVEKQFGHEHHNIAISLNNLATVYKEQGKYDESEIYYRHSLKIREKFLGPEHPEVAAAMNNLAELFRTQGRFEEAEPIFHRSLKIREKLLGLDHPSVANSLNNIAGLYYSQEQYSKAEPFLRRALEIMIKMLGQEHPNTIRVARNYAGVLLKLGRPDEAAALEKRYKLKKQE